A part of Streptomyces sp. NBC_01235 genomic DNA contains:
- the uppS gene encoding polyprenyl diphosphate synthase — MACILDGNGRWAEERGLVRSEGHGHGADPARRMVETADDMGLQWLSMYVFSTENWARPAAEVAVIMRAIERFIDANLESWHRRGIRIRYLGQPHNQVPSSLRSAMTRSAAVTASNTGMTVTVALNHGGQGDIVHAVRSIVAAGVPAGQITERTLAAHLPHPDMPPVDLLIRTSGEMRLSGFLLWHMAYAELVFLPDLWPDMTPEKFREAIEIYRHRSRRFGKVATR; from the coding sequence GTGGCGTGCATCCTGGACGGGAACGGCAGATGGGCTGAGGAGCGCGGTCTCGTACGCAGCGAGGGTCACGGCCACGGGGCCGACCCCGCCCGGCGGATGGTCGAGACAGCCGACGACATGGGGCTGCAATGGCTGTCCATGTACGTGTTCTCCACCGAGAACTGGGCACGGCCGGCAGCCGAGGTCGCCGTGATCATGCGGGCGATCGAGAGGTTCATCGACGCCAACCTCGAAAGCTGGCACCGCCGGGGCATCCGCATCCGGTACCTGGGGCAGCCACACAACCAGGTGCCTTCGTCTCTGCGGTCCGCGATGACCCGCTCCGCCGCGGTGACGGCCTCGAACACCGGCATGACGGTCACAGTGGCCCTGAACCACGGCGGGCAGGGCGACATCGTGCACGCGGTCCGCTCCATCGTCGCCGCCGGTGTTCCGGCCGGCCAGATCACCGAGCGGACACTTGCGGCACACCTGCCCCACCCCGACATGCCCCCGGTGGATCTGCTGATCCGCACATCCGGGGAGATGCGCCTGTCGGGGTTCCTGCTGTGGCACATGGCCTACGCCGAGTTGGTGTTCCTTCCCGATCTGTGGCCCGACATGACACCGGAGAAGTTCCGTGAGGCCATCGAGATCTACCGCCACCG
- a CDS encoding Lrp/AsnC family transcriptional regulator: protein MTNTPLLSEDDLALIHALQLQPRASWTDLGRTLGVDPVTVARRFNRLSDRGEAWVSVSPGARLFDQICVALVDIDCTAGTSAQVTRTLESHPHVITIERSADTHRVLATVATRDLAAMSRYALDGLASIPGIAAVRTRIVTHMFTEGGHWRIDALASDQRTQLIDARAPRPADPARGQYEITSHDRTLLGHLSHDGRASHRSLAEALGTSRYSVKRRIDQLVRLRLLRFRCDFARPLGGWPVAVTLWATAPANDLSDIGHALVRLPETRNCAAISGTHNLIIQASLHSISDVLRLETHLARAHPSLVIAERTITLRHDKLLGRVLDRHGRSIGVVAPDLWSEPDLQANGISREPMPVMDLSGA from the coding sequence GTGACGAACACCCCCCTGCTGAGCGAGGACGATCTCGCACTCATCCATGCCCTGCAGTTGCAGCCCCGGGCCTCGTGGACCGACCTGGGTCGCACTCTTGGGGTGGATCCGGTAACCGTGGCCCGCCGGTTCAACCGTCTGAGCGACCGCGGCGAGGCCTGGGTCAGTGTCTCGCCCGGCGCCAGGCTGTTCGACCAGATCTGTGTCGCCCTCGTCGATATCGACTGCACGGCCGGCACGAGCGCCCAGGTGACGCGCACCCTGGAGAGCCACCCGCATGTGATCACCATCGAACGGTCGGCTGACACCCACCGTGTCCTCGCGACCGTGGCCACCCGCGACCTGGCTGCCATGTCCCGCTACGCCCTTGACGGCCTCGCATCCATCCCGGGTATCGCGGCTGTCCGCACCCGAATCGTCACGCACATGTTCACCGAGGGTGGCCACTGGCGCATTGACGCGCTCGCGTCGGACCAGCGAACGCAGCTGATCGACGCCCGCGCGCCAAGGCCCGCCGACCCTGCCCGCGGACAGTACGAAATCACCTCACACGACCGCACGCTTCTCGGTCACCTGTCCCACGACGGGCGAGCCTCCCACCGCTCCCTGGCCGAAGCCCTGGGCACCAGCCGCTACAGCGTCAAACGGCGCATCGACCAGCTGGTACGCCTGCGTCTGCTCCGCTTCCGTTGCGATTTCGCCCGCCCCCTGGGCGGCTGGCCCGTCGCCGTCACTCTCTGGGCGACGGCACCCGCCAACGACCTGTCCGACATCGGCCACGCTCTTGTCCGCCTCCCCGAGACCCGCAACTGCGCGGCGATCAGCGGCACCCACAACCTGATCATTCAGGCCAGCCTTCACTCGATAAGTGACGTGCTCCGCCTCGAGACCCATCTCGCCCGCGCTCACCCCAGCCTCGTCATCGCCGAAAGGACCATCACACTCCGCCACGACAAACTCCTCGGGCGCGTCCTTGACCGGCATGGCCGCTCCATTGGTGTCGTAGCGCCGGATCTGTGGAGCGAGCCGGACCTTCAAGCGAACGGCATCTCCAGAGAGCCGATGCCTGTCATGGACCTCTCGGGGGCCTGA
- a CDS encoding alpha-hydroxy-acid oxidizing protein, translating to MAFADYQNEIYLNGLGGVLPTLPMDFAELETRAEAALPPSVWSYVAGGAGDERTQRANVTAFDRWGLVPRMFVGAVERDLTVELLGMTLPSPVFLAPIGMIGICAQDGHGDLATARAAARTGVPMVASTLSVDPLEQVADQLGDTPGFFQLYTPTDRDLAESLVHRAERAGFKGIVVTLDTWINGWRPRDLATSNFPQLRGHALANYTSDPVFRAALRRPPEEDPQTAILHWTQIFGNSLTWNDLDWLRSLTTLPLIVKGICHPEDARRAKDAGVDGIYCSNHGGRQANGGLPALNALPGVVEAAEGLPVLFDSGIRSGADIIKALALGATAVGIGRPYAHGCALAGTDGIVHVLRALLAEADLIMAVDGYPTLKHLVPEALQPV from the coding sequence ATGGCGTTCGCCGACTACCAGAACGAGATCTATCTCAACGGGCTGGGCGGGGTGCTGCCGACCTTGCCCATGGACTTCGCGGAGCTGGAGACCAGGGCGGAGGCCGCGCTGCCTCCGTCGGTGTGGTCCTACGTCGCAGGTGGCGCGGGAGACGAGCGCACTCAGCGGGCCAATGTCACCGCCTTCGACCGATGGGGGCTGGTCCCGCGCATGTTCGTCGGCGCCGTCGAGCGGGATCTGACAGTCGAGCTGCTGGGGATGACCCTTCCGTCGCCGGTGTTCCTCGCCCCGATCGGGATGATCGGCATATGCGCGCAGGACGGCCACGGCGACCTGGCCACGGCCCGCGCCGCCGCACGTACCGGCGTCCCCATGGTCGCCTCCACTCTCTCGGTCGATCCGCTGGAGCAGGTGGCGGATCAACTCGGCGACACACCGGGCTTCTTCCAGCTCTACACACCCACCGACCGGGACCTTGCCGAAAGCCTTGTCCACCGCGCCGAACGAGCGGGGTTCAAGGGCATCGTCGTCACCCTCGACACCTGGATCAACGGCTGGCGCCCCCGAGACCTGGCCACGTCCAACTTCCCACAGCTGCGCGGCCACGCTCTGGCCAACTACACCAGCGACCCGGTCTTCCGCGCCGCCTTGCGGCGCCCGCCCGAGGAGGACCCGCAGACCGCGATCCTGCACTGGACCCAGATCTTCGGCAACTCGCTCACCTGGAACGACCTGGACTGGCTGCGCTCCCTCACCACTCTGCCGCTGATCGTCAAAGGCATCTGCCACCCCGAGGACGCCCGCCGCGCCAAGGACGCCGGGGTGGACGGCATCTACTGTTCCAACCACGGCGGCCGACAGGCCAACGGCGGCCTCCCCGCCCTCAACGCCCTGCCCGGCGTCGTCGAAGCCGCCGAAGGACTCCCGGTCCTGTTCGACTCCGGCATCCGCAGCGGCGCCGACATCATCAAGGCGCTCGCCCTGGGTGCGACCGCCGTCGGGATCGGCCGCCCCTACGCGCACGGGTGCGCACTGGCCGGCACGGACGGCATCGTCCACGTGCTGCGCGCGCTGCTGGCCGAAGCCGACCTGATCATGGCCGTCGACGGATACCCCACGCTCAAGCACCTCGTCCCCGAAGCGCTTCAGCCCGTCTGA
- a CDS encoding AraC family transcriptional regulator: protein MSFAVGPVAFSGTSRSTSATIQPNILHYIASVAEERGVDLRPVLEQVGLDETVMRSAALRVSYRQGSTVIRRALELTGDARLGMRVGAVQHPTAWGLLGFALMASDTLQHAFETGVRYQNLSGAMVMWSAEQGDEGFVLRADLPDPGLEPGVAVFLIEEGLTSVVALSRLTAGPAFTPALAEFAFPEPAEREPYGAFFGCPVRFGAPVSRLVIDPVWARTRMPARDPVTCASVLGMLDTQLASRRHQQELLEVLEISVAQSLPVVPSFAEQARRQSASERTLRRRLADCGTTYDALVDGVRRERVEQLMLRSGLTLRDIAHRSGFSDERALRRAVRRWHGTSPLRLRNQTPEREGSVTS, encoded by the coding sequence ATGTCTTTCGCCGTTGGCCCGGTTGCCTTTTCGGGGACCAGTCGCAGTACGTCGGCGACGATCCAGCCGAACATCCTGCACTACATCGCTTCCGTCGCCGAGGAGCGCGGCGTCGATCTTCGGCCCGTGCTGGAGCAGGTCGGGCTGGATGAGACGGTCATGCGCTCGGCGGCTCTGCGGGTCTCCTATCGTCAGGGCAGTACGGTGATCCGCCGTGCGCTGGAGCTCACCGGGGACGCGCGCCTGGGGATGAGGGTGGGAGCGGTGCAGCACCCGACGGCTTGGGGTCTGCTCGGCTTCGCCCTGATGGCCAGCGACACACTGCAGCACGCCTTCGAGACCGGAGTGCGGTACCAGAACTTGTCCGGGGCGATGGTGATGTGGTCGGCCGAGCAGGGGGACGAGGGTTTCGTTCTGCGTGCCGACCTTCCTGATCCCGGCCTGGAGCCGGGTGTCGCGGTCTTCCTGATCGAAGAAGGCCTGACCTCGGTGGTCGCCCTGTCCCGGCTGACCGCCGGTCCGGCGTTCACACCGGCACTGGCTGAGTTTGCCTTTCCCGAACCGGCGGAACGCGAACCGTACGGTGCCTTCTTCGGCTGTCCGGTCCGCTTCGGCGCCCCTGTCAGCCGCCTTGTCATCGATCCGGTCTGGGCCCGGACCCGGATGCCGGCCCGGGATCCGGTGACTTGTGCCTCGGTACTGGGGATGCTCGACACGCAGCTGGCCTCGCGCCGCCACCAGCAGGAGCTGCTGGAAGTGCTGGAGATCTCCGTCGCGCAGAGCCTTCCGGTGGTTCCCTCGTTCGCCGAGCAGGCACGCAGGCAGTCGGCCAGCGAGCGGACGCTCCGCCGCCGACTGGCCGACTGCGGTACCACGTACGATGCGCTCGTTGACGGGGTGCGCCGGGAACGCGTCGAACAGCTGATGCTGCGATCGGGACTGACGCTGCGTGATATTGCCCATCGGTCGGGGTTCTCCGACGAGCGAGCCCTGCGTCGGGCGGTGCGCCGCTGGCACGGCACCTCACCGCTGCGGCTGCGGAATCAGACGCCGGAACGGGAGGGGTCGGTGACGAGCTGA
- a CDS encoding aldehyde dehydrogenase family protein: protein MITDESPSMLRVVNPTTGKLNTALPAATAEDVAKAAEQAQQVFDAGVWSRLPVRERSAVLLRLADLMERDAELLARLDSEDAGKPISECRAGDVPGAIESIRWFAEAADKIFGRVAPTGADCLGLMSREPIGVVAAILPWNYPLAMTAWKVGPALAAGNCLLVKPAEATPRSALHLAELAAEAGLPDGVLTVLPGHGPVAGTALARSPVVGALSFTGSTETGRRILKDAAESNFKRVSLEMGGKSPQVLMADALAYGQDLIDGMIEAAFLTMGQNCTAGSRILVHESIADEVLARFTAAAQKLVIGDPAHPRTQLGPLIDHAAFSRVAEAVEAARAGGARIHTASLPDGLPPRAAYYPPTVITRAPEGSDVLTKELFGPVVTMQTFTTEAHAIRMANATAYGLAASVWTRDLDAAFRLAHGIHAGVVSVNCYSEGDITAPFGGWKESGCGGAEKSTNAFEQWTREKTVWIRTR from the coding sequence ATGATCACAGACGAGAGCCCGTCCATGTTGCGCGTCGTCAACCCCACGACGGGGAAGCTGAACACCGCGCTGCCCGCCGCGACGGCCGAGGACGTCGCCAAAGCAGCCGAGCAGGCCCAGCAGGTGTTCGATGCCGGGGTGTGGTCCCGACTTCCGGTCCGCGAGCGGAGCGCGGTGCTGCTGCGGCTGGCCGATCTGATGGAACGCGACGCCGAACTCCTGGCCCGGCTGGACAGTGAGGACGCGGGCAAACCGATCTCCGAGTGCCGGGCGGGCGACGTACCCGGCGCGATCGAGTCGATCCGCTGGTTCGCCGAGGCGGCCGACAAAATCTTCGGCCGCGTCGCCCCCACAGGGGCGGACTGCCTGGGCCTGATGAGCCGGGAGCCCATCGGCGTGGTGGCGGCGATTCTGCCGTGGAACTACCCGCTGGCCATGACCGCGTGGAAGGTCGGTCCCGCGCTGGCCGCAGGAAACTGCCTGCTGGTCAAGCCCGCCGAGGCGACCCCGCGTTCGGCCCTGCACCTGGCGGAACTCGCCGCCGAGGCCGGCCTCCCGGACGGAGTCCTCACGGTACTGCCCGGGCACGGCCCGGTCGCCGGAACGGCCCTGGCCCGCAGCCCTGTCGTGGGAGCGCTGTCGTTCACCGGCTCCACCGAGACCGGGCGGCGCATCCTCAAGGACGCGGCCGAGAGCAACTTCAAGCGTGTCTCACTGGAGATGGGCGGCAAGAGCCCTCAGGTGCTGATGGCCGACGCCCTCGCCTACGGGCAGGACCTCATCGACGGCATGATCGAGGCCGCGTTCCTGACGATGGGCCAGAACTGCACGGCCGGCTCGCGCATTCTGGTCCACGAAAGCATTGCCGACGAGGTCCTGGCCCGGTTCACTGCCGCCGCGCAGAAACTGGTCATCGGCGACCCGGCGCACCCCCGTACCCAGCTGGGACCGCTCATCGACCATGCCGCCTTCAGCCGAGTCGCCGAGGCCGTGGAGGCCGCTCGGGCCGGCGGAGCCCGGATCCACACCGCGAGCCTGCCCGACGGTCTGCCGCCGCGCGCCGCCTACTACCCGCCCACCGTGATCACCCGCGCCCCCGAAGGCAGCGATGTACTCACCAAGGAGCTGTTCGGGCCCGTCGTGACGATGCAGACCTTCACGACGGAGGCCCACGCCATACGTATGGCCAACGCCACGGCGTACGGACTTGCCGCCTCAGTGTGGACCCGGGACCTCGACGCCGCATTCCGCCTGGCACACGGCATCCATGCGGGGGTCGTCTCGGTCAACTGCTACAGCGAAGGCGACATCACCGCCCCCTTCGGGGGATGGAAGGAGTCCGGATGCGGCGGCGCGGAGAAATCCACGAACGCCTTCGAGCAATGGACCAGGGAGAAAACCGTCTGGATCCGAACCCGCTGA
- a CDS encoding SDR family NAD(P)-dependent oxidoreductase: MSSFDFTDKVMLVTGGAGGIGSAMCRRFASGGARCVVVDIDEARARKVADELPGPGHTGIGCDLTDRAQVEDLFDQVAVGYGRLDVLVNNVGMTSAARFDERSIESIERELDLNLLSPLIATRLAIPLLRASRDARVVTTGSLGGILPLGETPIYTASKFGLRGAMLSIGLDLKDKGIRVGSVLPSATDTRMLREEAVEGGNSLQFQDPPQQPADVVAAVVSLLDKPRLEAYPRSGESRLVRFAMLVPNLLPKAFPLFRKRGDRGMARYLEDLRRRGLARQVDGRWELVEEE, translated from the coding sequence ATGAGCAGCTTCGACTTCACCGACAAAGTCATGCTGGTGACCGGCGGCGCGGGGGGAATAGGCAGCGCCATGTGCCGCCGTTTCGCCTCCGGGGGCGCCCGCTGCGTCGTCGTCGACATCGACGAGGCGCGCGCCAGGAAGGTCGCCGACGAGCTTCCCGGCCCTGGGCACACAGGTATTGGCTGCGATCTGACGGACCGCGCCCAGGTGGAGGACCTCTTCGACCAGGTCGCCGTCGGCTACGGCCGTCTGGACGTCTTGGTCAACAACGTCGGCATGACCAGCGCGGCACGCTTCGACGAGCGCAGCATCGAGAGCATCGAGCGGGAACTCGACCTCAATCTGCTCTCCCCTCTGATCGCGACCCGTCTCGCCATCCCGCTGCTGCGGGCCTCCAGGGACGCCCGGGTGGTCACCACCGGATCTCTCGGCGGGATCCTCCCGCTCGGCGAGACCCCGATCTACACGGCCTCCAAGTTCGGACTGAGAGGCGCGATGCTCTCGATCGGGCTCGACCTGAAGGACAAGGGCATCAGGGTCGGGTCGGTGCTGCCATCGGCCACCGATACCCGGATGCTGCGCGAGGAGGCGGTGGAGGGCGGGAACTCCCTGCAGTTCCAGGATCCGCCGCAGCAGCCCGCCGACGTCGTGGCGGCGGTGGTGAGCCTGCTGGACAAGCCCCGCCTGGAGGCCTATCCCCGCTCAGGTGAGTCCCGTCTGGTCCGGTTCGCAATGCTCGTACCGAACCTGCTGCCCAAGGCCTTCCCGCTGTTCCGCAAGCGCGGCGACCGCGGCATGGCCCGCTACCTGGAAGACCTGCGCCGAAGAGGGCTGGCACGACAGGTCGACGGCCGATGGGAGCTGGTGGAGGAGGAATGA
- a CDS encoding flavin-containing monooxygenase: MIGAGPAGLAVARALTERQLSYTHLERHTALGGVWDIDSPGSPMYESAHFNSSKTLSAFGGWPMPDHFADYPSHRHILSYLTSFAEAYGLTERIEFGTEVIGVDKNADGTWTVTRADGRQTVHSQVVVCTGSQWHPNIPDLPGSFTGEIRHAVDYRSPDELRGRRVLVVGAGASGCDIACDAARVADRAVISMRRGYWFIPKHIFGRPADTLATVGPRLPMWLEQKLFGALLRILNGDPTRLGLQKPDHKLFETHPVLSSTLHHHLQHGDITARPGITRTDGSTVHFTDGTHDEFDVILLATGYKHKVPVAQKYFGDEQHPDLYLSAFSREHEGLFGVGFVETNSAAYALFDTQSQMIADYIHDAQRKLPNAQRFARMIRSDRPDLSGGIKFVDSPRHTGYVNSGTYVKYLTKIAAGMGWRTEGRPPQVTSVRHKETVS, encoded by the coding sequence GTGATCGGGGCGGGCCCTGCCGGGTTGGCAGTCGCCAGGGCGTTGACAGAGCGGCAGCTGTCCTATACGCATCTTGAGCGGCATACGGCGCTCGGCGGTGTGTGGGATATCGACAGCCCCGGAAGTCCGATGTACGAGTCGGCCCATTTCAATTCGAGCAAGACGCTCTCGGCTTTCGGTGGCTGGCCGATGCCGGACCATTTCGCCGACTACCCCTCGCACCGGCACATTCTGTCCTACCTGACGTCGTTCGCTGAAGCATACGGGCTGACGGAACGGATCGAATTCGGTACCGAGGTCATTGGAGTGGACAAGAACGCGGACGGCACCTGGACGGTCACCAGGGCCGACGGACGGCAGACCGTCCACAGCCAGGTCGTGGTGTGCACGGGCTCGCAATGGCATCCCAACATCCCCGACCTGCCGGGGAGCTTCACCGGCGAGATCCGTCACGCGGTCGACTATCGCAGTCCGGACGAACTGCGCGGCAGGCGCGTGCTGGTTGTGGGGGCGGGAGCATCCGGCTGTGACATCGCATGCGATGCGGCCCGGGTGGCCGACCGTGCGGTGATCAGCATGCGCCGCGGCTACTGGTTCATACCCAAGCACATCTTCGGCCGGCCCGCGGACACACTCGCCACTGTGGGGCCGAGGCTACCGATGTGGCTGGAGCAAAAGCTGTTCGGAGCCCTCCTGCGGATTCTCAACGGTGACCCGACCCGGCTGGGTCTGCAAAAGCCCGACCACAAGCTGTTCGAGACCCACCCCGTGCTCAGTTCGACGCTGCATCATCATCTCCAGCATGGCGACATCACGGCCAGGCCCGGGATCACCCGTACCGACGGCAGTACGGTGCACTTCACCGACGGCACACACGACGAATTCGACGTGATCCTGCTGGCGACCGGCTACAAGCACAAGGTGCCGGTCGCGCAGAAGTACTTCGGCGACGAACAGCACCCCGACCTGTACCTGTCGGCGTTCTCGCGTGAGCACGAGGGACTGTTCGGCGTCGGATTCGTGGAGACGAACTCCGCTGCCTACGCGCTCTTCGACACCCAGTCCCAGATGATCGCCGACTACATCCACGACGCGCAGCGCAAGCTGCCGAACGCGCAGCGGTTCGCCCGCATGATCCGAAGCGACCGCCCGGATCTGTCCGGCGGCATCAAGTTCGTCGATTCGCCCCGCCACACCGGCTACGTCAACAGCGGCACCTACGTGAAGTACCTGACCAAGATCGCGGCCGGGATGGGCTGGCGCACCGAGGGCCGGCCGCCACAGGTGACCTCCGTTCGGCACAAGGAGACGGTGTCATGA
- a CDS encoding ArsR/SmtB family transcription factor, which translates to MLQQLADSMHLLHRAVLAPYWSHVVTDLAADRAVRIRELLHGGVERLLTGLYPPRIRWTPPTLEVAMASGIQGDLRLEGRGLLLVPSLFGSESPVIDPDAEPQPFLTYPANFGAGLTPLTPFSAESAAASAPEALTSLLGRTRAAVLHAIATHPGCNTAELAGVLGIGASGASQHATVLRQAGLVTTLRHRNNAVHTPTSTGLSLLMLHS; encoded by the coding sequence GTGCTGCAGCAGCTGGCCGACAGCATGCATCTCCTCCACAGGGCGGTCCTGGCACCGTACTGGTCGCACGTGGTGACCGACCTTGCCGCCGACCGGGCCGTTCGGATACGCGAACTGCTCCACGGTGGCGTCGAGCGCCTGCTGACCGGGTTGTACCCGCCGCGCATCCGGTGGACACCGCCGACGCTGGAAGTCGCCATGGCCTCCGGCATACAAGGCGATCTGCGGTTGGAGGGCCGGGGGCTGCTGCTGGTGCCCTCGCTGTTCGGGTCGGAGTCACCGGTCATCGACCCCGATGCCGAGCCGCAGCCCTTCCTGACCTATCCCGCCAACTTCGGCGCCGGCCTCACCCCCCTGACCCCCTTCTCCGCAGAGTCCGCGGCCGCAAGCGCCCCTGAGGCTCTGACGTCGCTGCTGGGCCGGACCCGCGCCGCAGTCCTCCATGCCATCGCCACCCATCCCGGATGCAACACGGCCGAACTCGCCGGCGTTCTGGGCATCGGCGCCTCCGGCGCCAGCCAACACGCCACCGTCCTACGACAGGCCGGACTGGTCACCACCCTCCGGCACCGCAACAACGCGGTGCACACCCCCACCAGCACCGGACTCAGCCTCCTCATGCTGCACAGCTGA
- a CDS encoding ParB and winged helix-turn-helix domain-containing protein — protein MGQRENDATALIHLLRGSGAALGDFGGSGREPAREIREVPIALLALGESPRHDGHDADHVLRLAETEEPLPPVLVDRRGLRVIDGFHRVMAAMLNGRETIEVEYFDGSEADAFLRAVEANVRHGLPLTRADRQAAVERILVSHPYMADRAIAQAVGLGARTVARIRQRSQDAETTERVGLDGRVRPLDHGANRREVVRLLHERPRASLREIARAAGVSPTTVADVRRHLDEKPDPVPQAAAVPKKAPMVQPDSAEVLQKLIRDPSLRHKEDGRRLLCFLQHAAAVEQERTVLIAAVPPHCADLVQQLALQYANTWSGFAEQLADGRASVD, from the coding sequence GTGGGGCAGAGGGAGAACGACGCCACGGCTCTGATACACCTGCTCCGGGGGTCCGGGGCGGCGCTTGGGGACTTCGGGGGGTCCGGCCGGGAGCCGGCGCGCGAGATCCGGGAGGTCCCGATCGCGCTGCTGGCACTCGGCGAGTCGCCCCGGCACGACGGCCATGACGCCGACCACGTGCTCCGGCTGGCCGAGACCGAGGAGCCGCTGCCGCCGGTGCTGGTCGACCGGCGCGGGCTGCGGGTGATCGACGGGTTCCACCGGGTCATGGCTGCCATGCTCAACGGCCGGGAGACCATCGAGGTCGAGTACTTCGACGGGTCCGAGGCGGACGCGTTCCTCCGGGCCGTCGAGGCGAACGTGCGGCACGGGCTCCCGCTGACCCGCGCCGACCGCCAGGCCGCCGTCGAACGCATCCTGGTTTCCCACCCGTATATGGCCGACCGGGCGATCGCCCAGGCCGTTGGGCTCGGGGCGAGGACGGTCGCAAGGATCCGGCAGCGGTCCCAGGACGCCGAGACGACGGAGCGGGTGGGCCTGGACGGTCGCGTGCGGCCGCTGGACCACGGGGCGAACCGGCGCGAGGTGGTGCGGCTTCTCCACGAGCGGCCGCGGGCCTCGCTGCGGGAGATCGCCCGGGCGGCGGGGGTGTCCCCGACGACGGTGGCCGACGTCCGTCGGCACCTCGACGAGAAGCCTGATCCGGTCCCACAGGCCGCGGCGGTGCCGAAGAAGGCACCGATGGTGCAGCCGGATTCCGCAGAGGTCCTGCAAAAGTTGATCCGTGACCCGTCGCTTCGCCACAAGGAGGACGGCCGGCGCCTGTTGTGCTTCCTCCAGCACGCGGCAGCGGTGGAGCAGGAGCGGACTGTTCTGATAGCCGCTGTACCGCCGCACTGCGCGGACTTGGTGCAGCAGCTCGCATTGCAGTACGCGAACACATGGTCGGGCTTCGCGGAGCAGCTGGCCGACGGCCGGGCATCCGTGGACTGA